A single window of Nasonia vitripennis strain AsymCx chromosome 4, Nvit_psr_1.1, whole genome shotgun sequence DNA harbors:
- the LOC100120402 gene encoding protein 4.1 homolog isoform X1 has protein sequence MPEERKPSVGPAETANENGTSSPSKSPLSKGKLALAKVTLLDGTVRDFNIERKAKGYELLDRVCQSMNLLEKDYFGLIYEDKYDPRNWLDLEKRISKFLKHEPWKLHFEVKFYPPDPAQLQEDITRYQLCLQIRNDIITGRLPCSFVTHSLLGSYLVQSEVGDYDKEEHGTTYLKDFKFAPNQTPELVEKVMALHITHKGQTPAEAELHYLENAKKLAMYGIDLHPAKDSEGVDITLGVCSTGLSVYRDRLRINRFAWPKILKISYKRHNFYIKIRPGEFEQFESTIGFKLANHRAAKKLWKTCVEHHTFFRLMSPEPVKKVGILPHLGSNFRYSGRTHYETKKTPIERQPPKFERFLSARRLTSRSMDSSSQPVLSALGQQKNLEPYSSEPSKRHTMSYEPETLPTMEHIDQRPSPIKKQKEKLARKTSAGTTSASSASSLEGEYDAGGKKPAGGIAVLPTGSLSKKKKDIKNENEKENHNDLNKSDVINDSSQLESIDEKLPAKKDAKKKDKKGDKTPDKPEKTEKEKKEKIKSPVSAFGLFGKRDKDDKQKKQKKNKELDDSKDKSDLESDLSTSERVKTPDEKSDAEKSKTIPDKLAFTKPYEYEEHESSPTKKRFTPHGFTYEDKPSSPGPENQQSPTSGSRKATGLAFNYAPGENKKLEEHAEKLKAKEPEQKQTPVVLPTLTPVGLKTPGINYVESAGLKEQQKGVAQPAAVATPAPVVTKPVVQPPAPPTSTPAVLGKDAKSASAALIKGEAKGQDIQVAPGAIIPGTEKIDSDYHVLPLPDGSQIIGGVIFTKEGKPLDQHSLGPDGSRVIDGKICSKDGKPIKKADFGPHGTHIASGIITGKDGKPLYQEVLGIDGNSIKNGILYGPDNQVLNRRGLGPDHALVKDGKIVNKNGKPLQYNKLGADGTYVKEGLIFAHDGRPLTQGSYGADGNYIVGGIVCKNDGKPQQQIALLPDATYINDGLIYGRDGKPLASGDLGHEGHYVTEGKVYAKDGKPVKHVTFASDGSSIKDGVVYGKDGKFLNQGSLLPNGAHLQNGKIVGKDGKAIKHAFYKPDGSFVKDGVIHGKDGRPLNQIPLIVDGAFVKNGLLHDRNGKLLNQSLFKSDNTVVRDGVILDSNGAPLKQAILGHDGLTIKDGNVIGKDGKPVKQESLGSNGSYAKKGLAHFKSGKLLNQDSLLPEGLAIKDGKILTKDGKPIKFSFFKPDGSYVKDGLIYGQDGKPLNQCSTLPGDSYIANGVIFDHSGKPLNRDVFGSDGSYVAAGLIHDKDGKIVAEGEFGPDGNKIKNGLIIGRDGKPLTQDDNGPDGIAIKDGKIVDSQGQPKNQSSLLPDGCYIRDGVVYDVNERPLKQGAFRTDETYIRDGLIYGWGGQLLNAGSALPTGYYVEEGRLFGKDNQPLNHSSFGCEDGYIQNGFIYSKDMKPMKRGTFGDDGSYIQDGSIYGPERTPLNKRLSIVTITYYRYGLVCDKDGKPIKSAMFNEDGATIKNGRIYDRSGQPLTQSKANPDGTIVKNGLMLGPNGKPLLQGTLSSETCYVKNGKVYEANGQPLTQEAFGPEGLKVVQGVVVDDAGKPLKNAIFDAEGNAVKDGVVVTPQGKPLEKHYTTITITMIKRGLICNKDGTPVASGTFSEDGSFVKDGKVYEKNGKLKNQESIDDSGAFIKDGVVYANNGQPLEKVDVDLRDLKGAAQKINVPKQKKAAVPVSTPTIVKSTTKQSVIKDQGGVTQNVEERVEDLTPGGTGEVTVSTHTNKAEAPSDGTAPYISATAVTTRTATMHEDLEKNQKTSQVEEKTVAHTTATSATRQEQRTVTQEVRTTSHVQSGEQLFSRRLSTSSSSSCDSGTPIDLDDDQQAFCNQYYQADPGVIVATESHVYSAEPENNVTTTTTVPLVATESRKVAVESEDGNYSATGEIVSSQTISSKTRTVETITYKTERDGVVETRMEQKITIQSDGDPIDHDLALAEAIKQATAMNPDMQVEKIEIQKQTAP, from the exons ATGCCGGAGGAACGGAAGCCAAGCGTCGGGCCGGCGGAAACGGCGAACGAAAATGGGACCAGCTCGCCCAGCAAGAGTCCGCTCAGCAAGGGCAAGCTTGCCCTCGCGAAGGTCACTCTCCTGGACGGCACCGTTAGAGACTTCAACATCGAG AGAAAGGCGAAAGGCTACGAGCTTTTGGATAGAGTATGTCAGAGCATGAATCTTTTGGAGAAAGATTATTTTGGACTGATTTACGAAGACAAATACGATCCTCGCAATTGGCTGGATTTGGAAAAGAGAATCTCAAAGTTCCTAAAAC ACGAGCCTTGGAAGTTACACTTCGAAGTCAAGTTCTATCCACCCGATCCAGCGCAATTGCAAGAGGATATAACGCGCTATCAGTTGTGCCTGCAAATTAGGAATGATATAATCACAGGGAGATTGCCCTGCTCTTTCGTCACGCATTCCCTTCTCGGCTCCTATCTCGTGCAATCCGAAGTGGGCGATTACGACAAGGAAGAGCATGGCACGACTTACTTGAAAGACTTCAAATTCGCACCCAATCAAACACCCGAGTTGGTCGAGAAGGTTATGGCCCTTCACATAACGCACAA AGGTCAAACACCTGCCGAAGCTGAACTGCATTACCTTGAGAATGCAAAGAAACTAGCTATGTACGGCATCGATCTCCATCCGGCGAAAGACTCCGAAGGTGTGGATATCACTCTGGGCGTCTGCTCGACGGGATTGTCAGTTTACAGGGACAGACTCAGGATCAACAGGTTCGCATGGCCGAAGATCCTTAAGATTTCTTACAAAAGGCACAATTTCTACATCAAGATCAGACCTGGCGAGTTCGAGCAATTCGAATCGACCATTGGATTCAAGCTAGCGAACCACAGGGCAGCCAAGAAACTCTGGAAAACATGCGTGGAGCATCATACTTTCTTCAG GCTCATGAGTCCTGAGCCTGTAAAGAAAGTAGGAATATTGCCTCATCTGGGATCGAATTTCCGATACTCAGGACGAACGCACTACGAAACGAAGAAGACTCCAATCGAAAGACAACCTCCGAAGTTCGAAAGATTCCTCAGCGCACGAAGGCTGACGTCGCGAAGCATGGACA GCTCGTCACAACCTGTGCTTTCAGCTTTAGGTCAACAGAAGAACCTTGAACCCTATAGTTCAGAGCCAAGCAAACGACATACTATGAGTTACGAACCGGAAACGTTGCCTACCATGGAGCATATCGACCAACGACCCAGTCCTATTAAAAAGCAGAAGGAAAAG CTCGCACGAAAAACAAGCGCCGGAACGACATCGGCCAGCAGTGCAAGTAGCCTGGAAGGAGAATATGACGCCGGTGGAAAG AAACCGGCCGGAGGTATCGCAGTCCTACCGACCGGTAGTCTttccaagaagaagaaggataTTAAAAACGAAAACGAAAAGGAAAACCATAACGATCTCAACAAATCTGACGTAATAAATGATAGCTCGCAACTTGAGAGCATTGACGAAAAGTTGCCCGCGAAAAAGGACGCAAAAAAGAAAGATAAGAAGGGCGATAAGACCCCAGACAAGCCCGAAAAAACTGAAAAGGAAAAGAAGGAGAAGATCAAG AGTCCTGTCAGTGCCTTCGGACTGTTCGGTAAGCGAGACAAGGACGACAAGCAGAAGAAGCAAAAGAAGAACAAGGAGCTCGACGATTCCAAGGACAAGAGCGATCTCGAGTCTGATTTGTCCACCTCCGAAAGGGTCAAGACCCCCGACGAGAAATCCGACGCCGAGAAGTCAAAGACCATCCCCGATAAGCTGGCCTTCACCAAGCCATACGAATACGAAGAGCACGAGTCCTCGCCGACGAAGAAGCGCTTTACGCCTCATGGCTTCACTTATGAAGACAAGCCATCCTCTCCTGGTCCTGAGAATCAGCAGTCGCCCACCTCGGGCAGTCGCAAAGCCACTGGTTTGGCCTTCAACTATGCGCCCGGTGAGAACAAGAAACTCGAGGAACATGCCGAAAAGTTAAAAGCCAAGGAGCCCGAGCAGAAGCAAACTCCGGTAGTCCTTcctactctcactccagtgGGACTGAAAACTCCAGGAATCAACTACGTTGAATCCGCTGGACTGAAGGAACAGCAGAAAGGTGTTGCCCAACCTGCCGCCGTAGCCACGCCTGCGCCGGTGGTGACCAAACCGGTCGTACAGCCTCCAGCACCACCTACCTCGACTCCAGCAGTTCTCGGTAAGGACGCCAAGAGCGCATCTGCAGCGCTTATCAAAGGCGAGGCTAAAGGTCAGGATATCCAAGTAGCGCCCGGTGCTATTATCCCCGGTACCGAGAAGATCGATTCCGATTACCACGTGCTGCCTCTACCCGACGGTTCGCAAATAATCGGCGGCGTTATCTTCACCAAGGAGGGCAAACCTCTGGACCAACACAGTTTGGGCCCTGATGGTTCCCGCGTCATCGACGGTAAAATCTGTTCCAAGGACGGAAAGCCTATTAAGAAAGCTGATTTCGGACCCCACGGCACGCACATTGCCAGCGGCATCATCACCGGCAAAGACGGCAAACCTCTGTACCAGGAAGTCTTGGGAATCGATGGCAACTCTATCAAGAACGGTATCCTCTACGGCCCTGACAACCAGGTTCTAAACCGACGAGGCCTGGGACCAGATCACGCGCTCGTGAAAGATGGTAAGATCGTGAACAAGAATGGCAAGCCCCTGCAGTACAACAAACTGGGAGCTGACGGAACTTACGTAAAAGAAGGCCTGATCTTCGCCCACGACGGCAGACCTCTGACCCAGGGTTCTTATGGAGCCGATGGTAACTACATAGTTGGCGGAATCGTCTGCAAGAACGACGGCAAGCCCCAACAGCAGATCGCCCTGCTGCCCGATGCCACGTACATCAACGACGGTCTTATCTATGGTAGGGACGGAAAACCCCTGGCCAGTGGAGATCTCGGCCACGAGGGACACTACGTTACAGAGGGCAAGGTCTATGCGAAAGATGGTAAACCCGTGAAGCATGTGACCTTTGCCTCCGACGGATCTTCAATCAAGGACGGTGTGGTCTACGGCAAGGACGGTAAGTTCTTGAACCAAGGATCTCTGCTGCCCAACGGTGCGCACCTTCAGAACGGCAAGATCGTTGGAAAGGATGGCAAGGCCATCAAGCATGCATTCTACAAACCTGATGGCAGCTTCGTCAAGGACGGTGTAATTCACGGCAAAGATGGTCGGCCACTTAACCAAATTCCTCTGATCGTGGATGGTGCCTTTGTCAAGAACGGTTTGTTGCACGACAGGAACGGCAAGCTCTTGAACCAGAGTCTCTTCAAGTCTGACAATACTGTCGTCAGGGATGGAGTGATTCTGGACTCGAACGGTGCACCGCTTAAGCAGGCCATTTTGGGGCATGATGGACTGACTATCAAAGACGGAAACGTCATTGGCAAGGACGGCAAGCCGGTCAAGCAAGAGTCTCTTGGCTCGAATGGTAGCTACGCGAAGAAAGGACTAGCGCATTTCAAGTCGGGAAAACTTCTGAATCAGGATAGCCTTCTGCCTGAAGGTCTGGCCATTAAAGACGGCAAAATACTCACAAAGGACGGCAAGCCCATCAAATTCAGTTTCTTCAAGCCCGACGGAAGCTACGTTAAGGACGGCCTAATCTACGGACAAGATGGTAAACCCCTCAATCAATGCTCTACGCTGCCAGGAGACAGCTACATCGCCAACGGCGTTATTTTCGATCACTCGGGTAAGCCCCTGAACCGTGACGTTTTTGGTTCAGACGGCTCCTACGTGGCTGCTGGTCTCATTCACGACAAAGACGGAAAAATCGTagccgaaggcgagtttgGACCTGACGGCAATAAAATCAAGAACGGCCTAATTATCGGCAGGGATGGTAAGCCTTTGACGCAAGACGACAATGGTCCCGATGGTATTGCCATCAAAGACGGAAAAATCGTAGATTCTCAAGGACAGCCAAAGAACCAATCGTCCCTATTGCCTGATGGATGCTACATCAGGGATGGAGTTGTATATGACGTGAACGAGCGACCGCTAAAACAAGGTGCCTTTAGAACCGATGAAACCTACATCAGAGATGGCCTTATCTACGGCTGGGGAGGACAGCTGCTGAATGCTGGATCTGCTTTACCTACTGGCTACTATGTAGAAGAGGGACGACTGTTCGGCAAAGACAACCAGCCTCTAAACCACAGCTCGTTCGGATGCGAGGACGGTTACATTCAAAACGGCTTCATTTACAGCAAGGACATGAAGCCTATGAAGCGCGGAACCTTTGGTGACGATGGAAGCTATATTCAGGATGGCTCTATCTACGGTCCCGAGAGGACTCCCCTGAACAAGAGGCTCTCGATTGTTACCATCACCTATTACCGGTACGGACTCGTTTGCGACAAGGATGGCAAACCCATTAAATCAGCTATGTTCAACGAGGACGGTGCGACCATCAAGAATGGGCGAATTTACGATCGCAGTGGCCAGCCCTTGACTCAAAGCAAAGCCAACCCCGACGGTACTATCGTCAAGAACGGTCTAATGCTGGGACCCAACGGAAAGCCACTACTTCAGGGAACTCTGAGCTCCGAGACGTGTTACGTCAAAAACGGAAAGGTTTACGAAGCCAACGGACAGCCCCTGACTCAAGAAGCCTTTGGGCCTGAGGGTCTCAAGGTAGTACAGGGCGTCGTCGTCGATGATGCTGGCAAGCCTTTGAAAAATGCTATCTTTGATGCCGAGGGCAATGCTGTCAAAGACGGAGTAGTCGTTACACCCCAGGGTAAACCACTGGAGAAGCATTACACAACGATCACGATAACAATGATAAAGCGAGGCCTAATCTGCAACAAAGATGGAACACCCGTAGCCAGTGGTACGTTCTCTGAGGATGGCAGCTTCGTGAAGGACGGCAAGGTTTACGAGAAGAATGGAAAACTCAAAAACCAGGAATCGATCGACGATAGCGGTGCCTTCATCAAGGATGGTGTCGTCTATGCCAACAACGGTCAGCCACTGGAAAAAGTGGATGTTGATCTGAGGGATCTGAAAGGTGCTGCACAGAAAATAAACGTGCCAAAACAGAAGAAAGCGGCCGTACCCGTCAGCACGCCAACAATTGTCAAGTCAACCACGAAGCAGTCGGTGATCAAGGATCAGGGAGGTGTTACCCAGAACGTCGAAGAGAGAGTCGAGGATCTGACACCCGGTGGTACCGGAGAGGTTACCGTTTCTACGCATACCAACAAg GCCGAGGCACCTAGTGATGGCACAGCTCCATACATATCAGCTACAGCAGTGACAACTCGAACAGCCACGATGCACGAGGATCTTGAAAAGAACCAGAAGACCAGTCAG gTTGAAGAAAAGACTGTAGCGCACACAACCGCGACCAGCGCCACCAGACAGGAACAGCGCACCGTGACGCAGGAAGTCAGGACTACGAGTCACGTGCAATCCGGAGAACAG CTGTTTTCACGGCGTCTCAGTACATCCAGTTCGAGCAGTTGCGATTCCGGAACCCCCATCGATCTCGATGACGATCAACAGGCATTCTGCAATCAGTATTATCAG GCAGATCCGGGGGTAATAGTCGCGACTGAGAGCCACGTTTATTCAGCTGAGCCAGAGAATAATGTAACAACGACAACGACGGTGCCATTGGTGGCGACAGAATCAAGGAAGGTAGCTGTCGAAAGCGAAGACGGAAACTACAGCGCAACCGGCGAAATCGTTAGTTCGCAAACCATCTCCAGCAAAACTCGTACTGTTGAAACCATTACA TACAAAACCGAACGAGATGGAGTTGTGGAAACACGAATGGAACAGAAGATTACGATACAATCCGACGGTGATCCAATTGATCATGACTTAGCCCTAGCAGAAGCTATTAAGCAAGCTACTGCAATGAACCCAGACATGCAAGTcgagaaaattgaaattcaaaagcaGACAGCGCCGTAA